Genomic DNA from Oscillatoria salina IIICB1:
TCTTTTCTTCCAAATTGGCTTTTTTCCAGAAAGAGAAAGGCGATCGCTGCAACAAATTCAATCAGCGATCGCACTATTTTCAACTATTCAATTCCGCAACTGGCAAACCCTAATTAAAACTCGAAACTTTCTTCGCCACTACCTTGATGGACGGTTTTCACCCATTTTAGTCGCTTCGGACGCACGGACATCCTCGCTGTGGTACTCGACATGACTAATGTCCAATGCAGCATATAAATCATACCGCGCACAGCTTGAGCGAAGAGAACTAACAATTGGGCGAAGCTTAGTTGCTCATTTTTGCGGATGCGGCGTAAACCTGCAAACATTCCCCACAAAGACATCGAGAAGAGTACACCAGTTAGCGGACTGACGATGGGCAGGCGATCGCGCGCCACCCAAATCAAGGTATCTGGTACGATCGCTGTGGGCACGAGGTACTGAAGCAGCAAAAATGTAAACATATCCATTTTTTTCTTCAAACTAAGGCGTTTGCTGCCCAACCAACGCCAATAGTCGAGATAACGCTGATAACCGCCTTCTGCCCAACGATTGCGTTGATGCCAAAGGGCGATCGCTGTTTCGACTCCTTCTTCTTCGACGGCGGGAAATTGTAAAAAGCCGATTTCCCAACCATCCAAATGTAAGCGAATGGTTAAATCTAAGTCATCGGTAATTGTTTGTTCGTTCCAACCACCACAACGGGCTAAAGCAGTACGACGGACAAATTGCCCGTTCCCGCGCAATTCGCCAATTCCGCTTACAGCAATGCGTTGCTGCTGAAAATAGCTATCCAGCGCCATTTCTGCATCTTGTCCTCGCGTCCAAAAATTAACACTGGAATTGGCGATCGCTTTTCTTACTTGGACTGCACCCATCTGCTTCGCAGCAAACAAGGGTACTACCCGGCGCAGTAAATCAGCAGATACTTTCGCATCAGCATCAAATACAGCAATTATCTCTCCCTTACTCAAAGCCAAAGCCTGATTTAGCGCCCCACATTTGCCACCAGTAGCATTCGCCGAACGATGCAACACTTTTAGTTGTGGGTATTCTTCAGCCAATTTATCTAACAATTCGGGCGTTTTATCGGTGCTATGGTCGTCAATTACCCACAATTCGTATTTATCGGCAGGATAATCTAAGTTACACAGCATTTTTACCAACTTCCCCACCACCGCTTCTTCATTTTTTGCCGACACTAAAATCGAAACAGTCGGCGCATTTGCTAATTGTGCGTCAGTTAACGGTTCGGGGTCTGGCTTAGGTTTGCCGAAAACTAGCCTGGATGATTGAATAACGACAAATCCTGTCAAACTGAGAATTACATAGTACCCCCACCAAACATAATGTAGGGCAATAATCCCACCCCAAATAGTCATTAATACCAGAGCAGCTTTCTGTCGCCGTCCTGCTAAACCTTGGAAAAAATCGCTTCTAAATTCTTCTTCTTCGTCTTCAGGATCTGACCACTCCGAGAAAAAAGAGCTAATCGGATCGAGTTCGTTGTTAGAGTTATCTTCTTGCC
This window encodes:
- a CDS encoding glycosyltransferase → MPHNSWQEDNSNNELDPISSFFSEWSDPEDEEEEFRSDFFQGLAGRRQKAALVLMTIWGGIIALHYVWWGYYVILSLTGFVVIQSSRLVFGKPKPDPEPLTDAQLANAPTVSILVSAKNEEAVVGKLVKMLCNLDYPADKYELWVIDDHSTDKTPELLDKLAEEYPQLKVLHRSANATGGKCGALNQALALSKGEIIAVFDADAKVSADLLRRVVPLFAAKQMGAVQVRKAIANSSVNFWTRGQDAEMALDSYFQQQRIAVSGIGELRGNGQFVRRTALARCGGWNEQTITDDLDLTIRLHLDGWEIGFLQFPAVEEEGVETAIALWHQRNRWAEGGYQRYLDYWRWLGSKRLSLKKKMDMFTFLLLQYLVPTAIVPDTLIWVARDRLPIVSPLTGVLFSMSLWGMFAGLRRIRKNEQLSFAQLLVLFAQAVRGMIYMLHWTLVMSSTTARMSVRPKRLKWVKTVHQGSGEESFEF